A single genomic interval of Rhea pennata isolate bPtePen1 chromosome 5, bPtePen1.pri, whole genome shotgun sequence harbors:
- the PRPF39 gene encoding pre-mRNA-processing factor 39 isoform X2, with the protein MQGPLRFEDQDSARGDQNIAMFYPTSTQMVYRRGLQAIPLSVDLWIHYINFLKETLDPDDPETNSTVRGAYEHAVLAAGTDFRSDRLWEMYINWENEQGNLKEVTSIYDRILGIPTQLYSHHFQRFKEHVQNNLPRDLLSPEQFVQLRRELASVNGHSGEDAPPGDDLPSGTEDITDPAKLITEIENMRHRIIEIHQEMFNHNEHEVSKRWTFEEGIKRPYFHVKPLEKAQLKNWKEYLEFEIENGTHERVVVLFERCVISCALYEDFWIKYAKYMENHSIEGVRHVYSRACTIHLPKKPMVHMLWAAFEEQQGNINEARRILKTFEESILGLAMVRLRRVSLERRHGNMEEAEHLLQDAVRSARSISESSFYAIKLARHLFKVQKNLPKAREVLSEAIENDPENTKLYLNLLEMEYSGDLKQNEENILSCFDKAVHGALSIKMRITFSQRKVEFLEDFGSDVNQLLDAYDEHQALLQEQDSLKRKAENGSEEPDEKKMHPDDPALASAQMMDGDMQVNQAAYNYNAWYQYNYQNAWNYGQYYPPPP; encoded by the exons ATGCAGGGACCGCTGCGCTTTGAAGATCAAGACTCTGCACGTGGAGATCAGAACATTGCCATGTTCTATCCAACCTCCACCCAAATG GTTTATCGCAGAGGGCTTCAGGCAATTCCTCTTAGTGTTGATCTTTGGATACATTATATAAACTTCTTGAAAGAGACCTTGGACCCTGATGATCCTGAGACTAACAGTACTGTAAGGGG AGCCTATGAACATGCGGTCTTGGCAGCTGGGACAGATTTCCGTTCTGACAGACTGTGGGAAATGTATATAAACTGGGAAAATGAACAAGGGAACCTAAAAGAAGTTACATCTATATATGATCGTATCCTTGGAATTCCAACACAGCTCTACAGTCATCACTTCCAgag GTTTAAAGAACACGTACAGAACAACTTGCCCCGAGACCTTTTGTCTCCTGAGCAGTTTGTTCAGCTTCGCAGAGAACTGGCATCTGTAAATGGCCATAGTGGAGAAGATGCACCACCTGGAGATGATCTGCCCTCTGGGACTGAAGATATAACCGACCCTGCTAAG CTAATCACTGAAATTGAAAACATGAGGCACAGAATCATCGAGATTCATCAAGAAATGTTCAATCACAATGAACATGAAGTCAGCAAGAGGTGGACATTTGAAGAAGGG ATAAAGAGGCCTTACTTCCACGTAAAACCTCTGGAGAAAGCTCAGCTGAAAAATTGGAAAGAATACTTAGAATTTGAGATAGAAAATGGAACTCATGAACGAGTTGTGGTCCTCTTTGAAAGATGTGTTATTTCATGTGCCCTCTATGAGGACTTCTGGATTAAG TATGCCAAATACATGGAGAATCATAGTATTGAAGGAGTGAGGCATGTCTACAGCAGGGCTTGCACAATACATCTTCCTAAGAAACCAATGGTTCACATGCTATGGGCTGCCTTTGAGGAACAGCAGG GCAACATCAATGAGGCAAGAAGAATCTTGAAAACATTTGAAGAGTCTATTCTAGGACTTGCAATGGTTCGCTTGCGAAGAGTAAGCTTAGAACGCAGGCATGGAAACATGGAAGAAGCTGAACACCTCCTTCAAGATGCTGTTAGGAGTGCCAGATCAATTAGTGAATCGTCATTTTATGCCATCAAGTTAGCTCGACATCTCTTCAAAGTACAGAAGAATCTcccaaaggcaagagaagtgcTGTCAGAAGCCATAGAAAATGACCCC GAAAATACGAAACTTTATCTCAACTTACTTGAAATGGAGTACAGTGGAGATCtcaagcaaaatgaagaaaacatcttGAGCTGTTTTGATAAAGCTGTCCATGGCGCTTTGTCTATAAAAATGAGGATTACATTTTCTCAGCGAAAAGTAGAATTTCTTGAGGATTTTGGTTCTGATGTAAACCA GCTTTTGGATGCCTATGATGAACATCAGGCACTTCTACAGGAGCAGGAttccttaaaaaggaaagcagagaatgG ATCAGAGGAgccagatgaaaaaaaaatgcatccagATGACCCAGCTTTGGCATCAGCACAGATGATGGATGGAGACATGCAAGTCAATCAGGCAGCATACAATTACAATGCCTGGTATCAG tacaacTATCAGAATGCATGGAATTACGGACAGTattatcctcctcctccttga
- the PRPF39 gene encoding pre-mRNA-processing factor 39 isoform X1, whose protein sequence is MQNSENTEEEKTVSSDNADNGAETTAEEQHMDFSTEIMSVTEMEQSPDSSADLNEENTQEGEISNIESLQTTDIESCFPPDYEKFWKVVEENPQDFTGWVYLLQYVEQENHLPAARKAFDKFFTHYPYCYGYWKKYADLEKRHDNIKQSDEVYRRGLQAIPLSVDLWIHYINFLKETLDPDDPETNSTVRGAYEHAVLAAGTDFRSDRLWEMYINWENEQGNLKEVTSIYDRILGIPTQLYSHHFQRFKEHVQNNLPRDLLSPEQFVQLRRELASVNGHSGEDAPPGDDLPSGTEDITDPAKLITEIENMRHRIIEIHQEMFNHNEHEVSKRWTFEEGIKRPYFHVKPLEKAQLKNWKEYLEFEIENGTHERVVVLFERCVISCALYEDFWIKYAKYMENHSIEGVRHVYSRACTIHLPKKPMVHMLWAAFEEQQGNINEARRILKTFEESILGLAMVRLRRVSLERRHGNMEEAEHLLQDAVRSARSISESSFYAIKLARHLFKVQKNLPKAREVLSEAIENDPENTKLYLNLLEMEYSGDLKQNEENILSCFDKAVHGALSIKMRITFSQRKVEFLEDFGSDVNQLLDAYDEHQALLQEQDSLKRKAENGSEEPDEKKMHPDDPALASAQMMDGDMQVNQAAYNYNAWYQYNYQNAWNYGQYYPPPP, encoded by the exons ATGCAGAACTCAGAGAatacagaggaggagaagaccGTGAGCAGTGACAATGCAGACAATGGCGCTGAGACaacagcagaagagcagcatATGGACTTCAGTACAGAAATTATGAGTGTAACAGAGATGGAACAATCACCTGATAGTTCCGCTGACCTGAATGAAGAGAACACGCAAGAAGGTGAAATTTCGAATATTGAAAGTTTACAGACAACAGATATTGAGTCTTGCTTCCCTCCAGATTATGAGAAGTTCTGGAAAGTAGTAGAGGAGAATCCGCAGGATTTCACAGGATGGGTGTATCTTCTACAATATGTAGAGCAAGAG AATCATTTACCGGCTGCCAGGAAAGCATTTGACAAGTTTTTCACACATTATCCATATTGCTATGGATACTGGAAAAAGTATGCAGACCTTGAAAAGAGACATGACAACATTAAACAATCTGATGAG GTTTATCGCAGAGGGCTTCAGGCAATTCCTCTTAGTGTTGATCTTTGGATACATTATATAAACTTCTTGAAAGAGACCTTGGACCCTGATGATCCTGAGACTAACAGTACTGTAAGGGG AGCCTATGAACATGCGGTCTTGGCAGCTGGGACAGATTTCCGTTCTGACAGACTGTGGGAAATGTATATAAACTGGGAAAATGAACAAGGGAACCTAAAAGAAGTTACATCTATATATGATCGTATCCTTGGAATTCCAACACAGCTCTACAGTCATCACTTCCAgag GTTTAAAGAACACGTACAGAACAACTTGCCCCGAGACCTTTTGTCTCCTGAGCAGTTTGTTCAGCTTCGCAGAGAACTGGCATCTGTAAATGGCCATAGTGGAGAAGATGCACCACCTGGAGATGATCTGCCCTCTGGGACTGAAGATATAACCGACCCTGCTAAG CTAATCACTGAAATTGAAAACATGAGGCACAGAATCATCGAGATTCATCAAGAAATGTTCAATCACAATGAACATGAAGTCAGCAAGAGGTGGACATTTGAAGAAGGG ATAAAGAGGCCTTACTTCCACGTAAAACCTCTGGAGAAAGCTCAGCTGAAAAATTGGAAAGAATACTTAGAATTTGAGATAGAAAATGGAACTCATGAACGAGTTGTGGTCCTCTTTGAAAGATGTGTTATTTCATGTGCCCTCTATGAGGACTTCTGGATTAAG TATGCCAAATACATGGAGAATCATAGTATTGAAGGAGTGAGGCATGTCTACAGCAGGGCTTGCACAATACATCTTCCTAAGAAACCAATGGTTCACATGCTATGGGCTGCCTTTGAGGAACAGCAGG GCAACATCAATGAGGCAAGAAGAATCTTGAAAACATTTGAAGAGTCTATTCTAGGACTTGCAATGGTTCGCTTGCGAAGAGTAAGCTTAGAACGCAGGCATGGAAACATGGAAGAAGCTGAACACCTCCTTCAAGATGCTGTTAGGAGTGCCAGATCAATTAGTGAATCGTCATTTTATGCCATCAAGTTAGCTCGACATCTCTTCAAAGTACAGAAGAATCTcccaaaggcaagagaagtgcTGTCAGAAGCCATAGAAAATGACCCC GAAAATACGAAACTTTATCTCAACTTACTTGAAATGGAGTACAGTGGAGATCtcaagcaaaatgaagaaaacatcttGAGCTGTTTTGATAAAGCTGTCCATGGCGCTTTGTCTATAAAAATGAGGATTACATTTTCTCAGCGAAAAGTAGAATTTCTTGAGGATTTTGGTTCTGATGTAAACCA GCTTTTGGATGCCTATGATGAACATCAGGCACTTCTACAGGAGCAGGAttccttaaaaaggaaagcagagaatgG ATCAGAGGAgccagatgaaaaaaaaatgcatccagATGACCCAGCTTTGGCATCAGCACAGATGATGGATGGAGACATGCAAGTCAATCAGGCAGCATACAATTACAATGCCTGGTATCAG tacaacTATCAGAATGCATGGAATTACGGACAGTattatcctcctcctccttga
- the FKBP3 gene encoding peptidyl-prolyl cis-trans isomerase FKBP3, whose product MAAAAAPAQPWSAEELRSEALPKKDIIKFLQEHAAQAFLAERKLLGQVKNVAKTANKEQLIAAYTQLFHTQRFKGTEGAEKAAAKAKPAKAEEAKEKAAKPEEAAEEGPPKYTKSILKKGDKTNFPKKGDTVHCWYTGKLQDGTVFDTNIQTSSKKKKAAKPLSFKVGIGKVIRGWDEALLTMSKGEKAQLEIEPEWAYGKKGQPDAKIPPNAKLFFEVELVDIE is encoded by the exons atggcggcggcggcggcgcccgcgcagCCCTGGAGCGCGGAGGAGCTGCGGAGCGAGGCGCTGCCCAAGAAGGACATCATCAAGTTCCTGCAGGAGCACGCGGCGCAGGCG TTCCTGGCGGAGCGCAAGCTGCTGGGGCAGGTGAAGAACGTGGCCAAGACGGCGAACAAGGAGCAGCTCATCGCGGCCTACACGCAGCTCTTCCACACGCAG CGCTTTAAGGGCACCGAGGGCGCGGAGAAGGCGGCGGCGAAGGCGAAGCCCGCCAAGGCGGAGGAGGCCAAGGAGAAGGCGGCCAAGCCCGAGGAGGCCGCGGAGGAG GGTCCACCAAAATACACTAAATCAATCCTAAAGAAGGGAGATAAGACcaattttccaaagaaaggagACACCGTTCATTGCTGGTATACAGGAAAACTACAGGACGGAACAGTCTTCGATACCAATATTCAAACAA gttcaaagaagaaaaaagcagccaAACCTTTAAGTTTCAAAGTTGGCATAGGAAAAGTTATCAGAGGT tggGATGAAGCTCTCCTAACAATGAGTAAAGGAGAGAAAGCTCAACTGGAAATTGAACCTGAATGGGCTTACGGCAAGAAAGGTCAGCCTGATGCTAA GATACCACCAAAtgcaaaacttttctttgaagTGGAATTGGTGGATATTGagtga